The sequence AGCCATGGTTCTTGCGAACCCAAGAATTCCAAGCACTCGCTTAAGGTTGTAGGCCAGCACATTCAAGCTCATCTCGGTGCTCACATTCGGCAGCCGCCTGGTTAGGAAGTGCGTGTACCCCATCCAATGCTTGAGCGTGCCGAACACATGCTCCACCGTCCGCCTTCTCACCATCATGGCGTCAGGCATTTGGTCCAAACGCTGCTGCGCTCGCTCCACGACGTCTTCGTGCTCCCATCGACTGATGCGGCGGTAATCGCTGGGCGTGCACTGGGATTTGATTGGGCATTGTTTGCAAGCGCTGCTCCAGTAGCGTCGCATTTGCAGACCTGCCTCCTCGCGGGTGAAGCGGTAGATGGCCCGCTGTCCTGCGGGGCACTGGTATTCGTCATCTTTCTGGATGTAGATGAAGTCTGAGCGATCGAAGCGGCCTTTGGCACGCGCACCAGATGTATTGGGCTTGGGAAGAATGGCTGCTACACCAGTGTCTTCGCATGCTTTGATCTGCTCACCACTGTAATAGCCACGGTCCGCAATGGCTTGCAGCTTGCGTTTGCCCATGGCCTTGCGTGCAGCCAGTGCCATGGCAGCAAGAGCACTTCTGTCATGGCCTTGATTGATCACTTCATGGGCGACGATCAGATGATGTTTGGCATCTACCGCTACCTGAACGTTATAGGCCACCATGCCAGAGCCTCGGCCACTGGTGGCCATGGATCTGGCATCTGGGTCTGTTGTTGATAGCTGCTTGTCCGGCTGCTCTTTGAGTTGTTCCTTCACCTCATCGAGTGCCTGCATTTGTTTGCGCAGCAAGGCTATCTTGTCTTGGAGTCGGGTGGTCCGCGCCTCAAGCTCCGCAGGCTGCGTGCGATCTGCTGTATCCAGATCTGCCAGGTAGCGCTGAATGCTTTCTTCGATCTGCTGTTGGCGCTTGTCAATCTTGCCCAAGGTGAAGTTCTTGTCACGAGTGTTGACGGCTTTGAACTTGCTGCCATCAATCGCTACCAGAGCCTTGGTAAACAGCTTCAGATCACGACACAGCACTACGAACCGGCGGCATACATTGCGGATGCCTGCGCCGTTATCTCGACGGAAATCAGCGATTGTTTTGAAGTCAGGTGACAAACGGCCAGTGAGCCACATGAGCTCCACATTGCGCTGCGCTTCACGCTCCAGGCAGCGGCTGGATTGGATGCGGTTGAGATACCCGTAGATGTAGACCTTGAGCAGTACCGCAGGGTGATAAGCCGGGCGACCTGTGGCTGCAGGTGTTGCCCCATCAAAGCCCATCGAACACAAGTCCAGTTCTTCAACGAACGCATCGACAATGCGCACGGGATTGTCTACACCCACAAAGTCATCGAGACACTCGGGCAGCAAGGTCACTTGCTCGCGGGCCTGGCCTTCAATGAATCGCTTCATGGGTCACCTCGCTAAAACCGGGTGCTGTGATTTTAAATTTTGAAGCGTGAGCGGCCAAGCGTTTTCACACAGCCTCGGTCGGAAGCCGCCATGTGCACACCGCCAAAAGCCCGCAGCTCACATCGCTCCCGCCATCTCCACCAACTTGGCCACCGTATTCATATTCCTGGCCGTGCCCTGTTCGGCCGCCGGAATCTTGAGCTTGGAGCGGCCCATGTCTGCACCATAGGCCACATAGATTTCGCGTGCGCCCAGTTGGACCTGCTCGTCAACCTGGCCACGGATTTGCTTCAGGGTGTCTGCGGGCGGCGGTGCATCCAGAAAAATGGCCACCGTGCGCTTGCCTGGGGCTTGGGGGAAAGGGTTGGCCGCGAGCACCTCGGCCATTTCCTGGGTGGTGCGCACGAGCACGCCTACCGGCTTGCCTGCATAGGCGGCCAATCGACGGGCCAGCGCGGCCTGGATTTGGGGCGCGGTTTGTTCGGTGCGAAACACCACATTGCCGCTGGCGATATAGGTTTGCACCTGCGCAAAGCCTTCGGCCTCGCACATGGCTTTCAACTCCGTCATGGGCAGCTTGCCGCTGCCGCCGACATTGACGGCACGCAGCAGCGCGATATAGGTGGGCATGGGGCTTCCCTTCAAGGGGTGTCGGCTGCAGCGCGTTCCAGCGCGTCGATATCGCAGGCACACAGCAGGGGCTGCAGGCGCTGGAATTTTTCGGCTGGCCAGTCGTAGATCTTGAGCGCCAGCAGCCGCGCAATCACGTCCTCGGCAAAGCGGTGCTTGATGTGCTGGGCCGGGTTGCCGCCCACCACGCTATAGGGCGCCACATCGCGGGTGACCACGGCGTTGGCTGCCACCACGGCACCTTCGCCAATGCTCACGCCCGGCATGATCATGGCGCGCATGCCAATCCAGGCGCCGTCGCCTAGGGTGGTGGGGCCTTTGCCCTGGTAGGCCTTGCTGATGTTGTCGGCAAAGGGGTAGAGGCTGAACCAGTCGGCCCGGTGGGTGTGGTTGCCCCCCATCAAAATCACCGCCTCAGCGCCTATGCACACATAGTCGCCAATGTAGAGCGGGTCAATCTCCCACTGCGGTTGCCAGTGCTGCAGGCTGTAGGCATCGCCATACAGATAGCGCACCACCGACTGCTCGAAGCCGCCATCCCAGGCATCGCTGTAATAGCTGTGCTGGCCTTTGATGTGGATGTGGGGGTTGCGCACGGTCTGGTGCAGCATTTCCACGCGGGACCAGTGCTTGGGTGGTGGTGGGGTAGACATCAGTGCTTCTCTTTCTTTTGTAGTGCATGCACCCAAAAAAACAAACCCCGCCGAGGGCGGGGTTGTGGGGCGCGCTGGCGGTAATGCTAGCGCAGCAAGCCTGCTCGGGTGTTTAGACCTTGCGCACCTTCACCGGCAGGCCCTGGCGCACCACGGCGCCGGACACCCAGTCGATCCAGGTGTTGTCCTTGGCAGGGCGGGTGGGGTCGGTAAAGCCCAGGCGGTTGAGGTTGACGCCGTTGCCATGCTGGGGGTTGGCATGGGTGGGCTTGCCGTCCACGGTGTGGGCCACGGCGCCCAGTTGCTTGTGGCCATAGCCGTACTCGATGGCAATGGCACCGGGGGCCACGCCCTCGCGCACCAGGGCCACGCCCTGCAGCTTGGCGCCGGGGGTGGAAACCTCGATGTGGTCGCCATTGGCAATGCCCAGCTTGGCCGCATCCACCTTGTGCAGGCTGATGGGGTTGTGCGGGTGCACCTGGCGCAGGCGCGAGGCGGCAATCGACATGCTGCTCATCAGATTGGACTTGTAGCTGCTCATGGTCAGCGGCCATTCCTGCTCGGGGTAGAGCTTGCGCATATCGCTGCCGTCGGCAAAGCGGGTGGGGTACCAGGTGGGGCAGCCGCTGTAGCGCTCGCCGGTCATGGAGTGGCGCATCTTGGACAGGCCTTCGTGCCAGATTTGCACCGGGAACTTGTAGGCCGCCTTGATGTGCTCGTCCTTCCAGGCGTCTTCCACGCGGTCAAAGCGGCCGCCACGGCTCATCACCATGGCCACGCGGCGCACTTCCTCGGGCTTGACGCGGGCTTCGAGCGCCGGCATCCATTTGGCTAAGCCGGTGATGGCGATGTCGTCATCGCTGGCTTCGGGCACGGGCTTGCCGGCCTGGTAGGCGATGTTGCACATGCCGCGCAGGTAGAAGTCTTCAGAGCTTTCCAGATCCAGTGGCTCGCCTTCCTTGGTGCTCATGGCGTTCTTGCCAAAGCCGGGCAGCTGCAGCTGCTTGGCCACGGCAAACACAAAGCTCTCAAAGCTCACGGGCTTGCCTTCGGCCGTCTTGGCCGTGGCGGCTTCCACCACAGGCCAGCGCACGGTGCTGCTCTTGGCCACCACGTCGGCCCAGGGGGCGCCAATGCCCCAGCTTTCGTAGGTGACGGTGTCGGGCACGATGTAGTCGGCCAGGGCCGAGGTCTCGTTGATAAAGGGGTCCACCGAGACAAACAGCGGCAGCTTCTTGGGGTCTTTGATGGCATCCACCAGCGCGTTCTCGAAGCCGCAGATGGCGTACACCGGGTTGCTCATGTGGTTGATCCAGGCCTTGACCGGATAGGGGTAGCCCAGCATGCCGGCGGCCAGCATTTCGCTGGACAGGCCGCCAGGGGCCGGATACCAGGGGGCCTTGGCGGGGTAGGGGTTCTCGCCGGCCTCTTTTTTGCGCTTGAACTCGCTGGTCTTTTCGTAGGGGAAGCGGGTGCGCGACAGGGCCACGCCCGTGGGCTTCACCGCGCCTTCGAACTGGGCGAAGTTGTAGCGCGGGCCGGGGCCAAAGGGGCCGAAGGGGCCGGCGTCCAGCACCCAGCCGCCCTTGACGTTGAGGTTGCCGATCAGATTGTTCAGCATGGCAATGGCATAGGCCGTGTAAAAGCCCGAGCCGCTCATGGTGCCGCCGTGGGAGTTGGCCACGGCCTGCTTGCCATGGCTGGTGAACTCCTTGGCCAGGGCTTCGATCTCGGCTACGGGCACGCCGCACAGGGCGGAGTATTCCTCCAGCGTCTGCTTATGGGCTTCGGCACGCAGCTTCACAAACGAGGAGCACAGGGCCATGGGGGCTGGGTCTTCGGCGGCGTCAGCTGCCTTGATGGGGGTGAAGGCGCGCTCCACCACCAGCTCGGCGGCCTGGTCCACGGTGTGGGGGGCCAGGCTGCCATCGGCCAGCTGCACCACGTACACATCTTCGGCAGGCGTTTTCTCGTCCACCGGCTCGGGCATGGGCAGGCCGATGTCGGCGCCGCGCAAAAACTGGCCGTAGCGTGGGTGCTTGGGCTCGTTGATGAGCAAATGGGTGGCGTTGCTCCAGCTGGCTTCGCCGGCGGCGGCCATGGCTACAGGGCCGGGCTGGGTCAGGAACTGCTTGTCATAGCGCTCGTTGTCGATGATCCAGCGGATCAGGCCCATGGCCAGGGCCAGGTCGGTGGCGGGCTTGATGGGCAGCCAGCGGTTGTTGTCACCGGCGGCCAGGCTGGACGAGGTGGGCAGCACGGGCGAGACCACCACGTACTTATAGGTCTGCTCGGGGCGGGTGCGGGCCTCGGACAGCTCGCGGCCCATGCGCTGGAAGGGGTTGCCGGCCTGGGCGGGCGCCGTGCCGATGAACAGGCCGAAGCGGGAGTTCTTCCAGTCCGGCTTGCCGTGGGGCATGCCGGGGATGTTGCCCAGGGCCGCCGCCGTGCCCACGCGGTAGGTTTGGCCGCAGTAGGCGCCGTGGTTGGCCACGTTGACCGTGCCAAAGGACTGCTTTGCAAAGCGGTTGATCAGGGGCGTGCGGCCTTCGTTGGAGGCATCGGTCACCAGCAGCTGGTTGGCCTTGGGGCCGTATTCGGGGTTGTCGGCGTCGATCAGCGTGTTCACGTCGCGGATGGCGGCCAGGCCTTCCACATGGCCTTCGCCAAACAGGTCGCCGCCTTCGCAGATTTCACGCACCAGCTCTTCCAGGGTGATGCTCTTCCACTGGCCGGAGCCGCGCGGGCCCACGCGCTTGAGCGGGCCCAGCACGCGGTGCGGAGCCTTTTGGTGCTCGAACATGGCCGAGCCGCGTGCGCAGCTGGTGGCGCGGCCTTCCAGGCCGTTGTCGCCGCCCAGCATGGCATAGACCTCGCGCACCGGCGTGTCCATGGGCGCATGGCGGGTGGTGGCCAGCGGGTGGTAGGGGTTGCCGGCCACGCGCAGGATCTGGTTGTGCTCGGTGTCCACGCGTACGCGGATGCCGCATTGCGTCCAGCAGCCCAGGCAGGAAGAGGGGCTGACCACCTGGCCGGGCTGGGTGCTCAGCTGGCCGGTGACGGGGTCAATGCGGAATTCCGGCGTCAGCGAGTTGCCGCGCGTGGCGCTCTTGGTGGCGGTGCCGGAGGTGCCGGCAATCAGGCCCTTGGCGCCCCGGGTCAGGGTTTCGCCATAGCCGGCAGCAAAAGCGGCCAGGCCACCGGCCACGGCACCACCGCGCAGCAGCAGGCGGCGGCGGGCCACATCGGCGTCATTCGATTGCGCGGGTGTGGAGGGGATTTTTTTGTCAGTCATGTGCAGCCCTTTCTGGGCGGGCACTGGCGGCTATTTTGTGATTTTGATAGCTGCCAGTGCGCTTGGGTATTGCGTGAAATGCCTATTTGGCTAGATATGTGTGGAGCCGGGGCTCAGGCCGCGGTGGCGGCGGTGCGGGCCGGGAACAGCTCCAGTGCCCAGTTCGCCATGGCCACCAGGGCCACGCACAGGCCGGCCACACCCAGCATGCCCAGCAGGCCGTCGCCGCCCAGAGGCATGTGGTAGAGGTAGAGGCCAGCGCCGAATTTGGGCACGCCTTGCACGCCCATGAACAAGGCCCAGCGGAAGGCCCAGGCCGCAGCCGCCAGCCCCAGGCCCAGCACCAGGGTGAAGCCCTTGGCGCCCAGACGGTGCTTGCCACGCAGCAGCGCGCCCACCACCACGGCACCGAACAGGGCCGAGCCCAGCATGGTCATGCGCCAGACCGGGAAGTCATTCCACAGGCGCAGGGCGGCGTCGAAAGAGGGGTTGCCGCCGGCCAAGCCAGAGGCCGCCCAGATCAATGCCACGGCGACCAGTGCGGCCGCCAGCAGCAGGCCTACGCTGCGCAAT comes from Comamonas sp. GB3 AK4-5 and encodes:
- a CDS encoding DUF1697 domain-containing protein; protein product: MPTYIALLRAVNVGGSGKLPMTELKAMCEAEGFAQVQTYIASGNVVFRTEQTAPQIQAALARRLAAYAGKPVGVLVRTTQEMAEVLAANPFPQAPGKRTVAIFLDAPPPADTLKQIRGQVDEQVQLGAREIYVAYGADMGRSKLKIPAAEQGTARNMNTVAKLVEMAGAM
- a CDS encoding IS1182 family transposase encodes the protein MKRFIEGQAREQVTLLPECLDDFVGVDNPVRIVDAFVEELDLCSMGFDGATPAATGRPAYHPAVLLKVYIYGYLNRIQSSRCLEREAQRNVELMWLTGRLSPDFKTIADFRRDNGAGIRNVCRRFVVLCRDLKLFTKALVAIDGSKFKAVNTRDKNFTLGKIDKRQQQIEESIQRYLADLDTADRTQPAELEARTTRLQDKIALLRKQMQALDEVKEQLKEQPDKQLSTTDPDARSMATSGRGSGMVAYNVQVAVDAKHHLIVAHEVINQGHDRSALAAMALAARKAMGKRKLQAIADRGYYSGEQIKACEDTGVAAILPKPNTSGARAKGRFDRSDFIYIQKDDEYQCPAGQRAIYRFTREEAGLQMRRYWSSACKQCPIKSQCTPSDYRRISRWEHEDVVERAQQRLDQMPDAMMVRRRTVEHVFGTLKHWMGYTHFLTRRLPNVSTEMSLNVLAYNLKRVLGILGFARTMAAMRLVGR
- a CDS encoding CatB-related O-acetyltransferase produces the protein MSTPPPPKHWSRVEMLHQTVRNPHIHIKGQHSYYSDAWDGGFEQSVVRYLYGDAYSLQHWQPQWEIDPLYIGDYVCIGAEAVILMGGNHTHRADWFSLYPFADNISKAYQGKGPTTLGDGAWIGMRAMIMPGVSIGEGAVVAANAVVTRDVAPYSVVGGNPAQHIKHRFAEDVIARLLALKIYDWPAEKFQRLQPLLCACDIDALERAAADTP
- a CDS encoding tetrathionate reductase subunit A; the protein is MTDKKIPSTPAQSNDADVARRRLLLRGGAVAGGLAAFAAGYGETLTRGAKGLIAGTSGTATKSATRGNSLTPEFRIDPVTGQLSTQPGQVVSPSSCLGCWTQCGIRVRVDTEHNQILRVAGNPYHPLATTRHAPMDTPVREVYAMLGGDNGLEGRATSCARGSAMFEHQKAPHRVLGPLKRVGPRGSGQWKSITLEELVREICEGGDLFGEGHVEGLAAIRDVNTLIDADNPEYGPKANQLLVTDASNEGRTPLINRFAKQSFGTVNVANHGAYCGQTYRVGTAAALGNIPGMPHGKPDWKNSRFGLFIGTAPAQAGNPFQRMGRELSEARTRPEQTYKYVVVSPVLPTSSSLAAGDNNRWLPIKPATDLALAMGLIRWIIDNERYDKQFLTQPGPVAMAAAGEASWSNATHLLINEPKHPRYGQFLRGADIGLPMPEPVDEKTPAEDVYVVQLADGSLAPHTVDQAAELVVERAFTPIKAADAAEDPAPMALCSSFVKLRAEAHKQTLEEYSALCGVPVAEIEALAKEFTSHGKQAVANSHGGTMSGSGFYTAYAIAMLNNLIGNLNVKGGWVLDAGPFGPFGPGPRYNFAQFEGAVKPTGVALSRTRFPYEKTSEFKRKKEAGENPYPAKAPWYPAPGGLSSEMLAAGMLGYPYPVKAWINHMSNPVYAICGFENALVDAIKDPKKLPLFVSVDPFINETSALADYIVPDTVTYESWGIGAPWADVVAKSSTVRWPVVEAATAKTAEGKPVSFESFVFAVAKQLQLPGFGKNAMSTKEGEPLDLESSEDFYLRGMCNIAYQAGKPVPEASDDDIAITGLAKWMPALEARVKPEEVRRVAMVMSRGGRFDRVEDAWKDEHIKAAYKFPVQIWHEGLSKMRHSMTGERYSGCPTWYPTRFADGSDMRKLYPEQEWPLTMSSYKSNLMSSMSIAASRLRQVHPHNPISLHKVDAAKLGIANGDHIEVSTPGAKLQGVALVREGVAPGAIAIEYGYGHKQLGAVAHTVDGKPTHANPQHGNGVNLNRLGFTDPTRPAKDNTWIDWVSGAVVRQGLPVKVRKV